A single region of the Thermotoga profunda AZM34c06 genome encodes:
- a CDS encoding carbohydrate ABC transporter permease, producing the protein MKIKPRYVLMFVLPAMFLYTLFVIYPLFDSLRLSFYSWRGVGEKIFVGLRNYKDMFSGGFSKEVFNALSHNVYFFILVSAFELGLGFLIALLLASKIKGAKIFRTVVYLPNMIPLVMVGFMWSLFLHPQIGLVNQFLKAIGLGSLARPWLGDPNLALTTIIMVNVWRNLGFYVLVILASILNISPDLIEAAYIDGANNWKISWKIIFPLTIPTFRTLLILLFIGSFNVFDMIYALEGVQAGPFRSTDVLGTVFYRTAFGGLGSAYTDMGLGAAVTVFIFMIVMPMSILYVYLVERRDRR; encoded by the coding sequence ATGAAGATCAAGCCAAGATATGTACTGATGTTTGTATTACCTGCCATGTTCTTGTACACACTTTTTGTGATTTATCCACTCTTTGACAGCTTGAGATTGAGTTTTTACAGTTGGCGTGGTGTTGGTGAAAAAATATTCGTTGGATTGAGAAATTACAAGGACATGTTCAGTGGTGGTTTTTCAAAAGAGGTTTTCAACGCCTTGTCACACAATGTCTATTTTTTTATTTTGGTTTCTGCTTTTGAGCTTGGACTTGGTTTTCTGATAGCTTTACTTTTAGCAAGTAAGATCAAAGGGGCAAAGATCTTCAGAACAGTTGTTTATCTGCCAAATATGATTCCCCTTGTGATGGTTGGCTTCATGTGGAGTTTGTTTTTGCATCCACAGATAGGACTTGTAAACCAATTCTTAAAGGCAATCGGTTTAGGTAGCCTTGCAAGACCGTGGCTTGGTGATCCAAATCTCGCATTGACAACTATAATCATGGTCAACGTATGGAGAAATTTAGGTTTCTATGTTCTTGTGATACTCGCTTCTATTCTCAATATATCACCTGATCTGATTGAAGCGGCTTATATAGATGGTGCTAATAATTGGAAGATAAGCTGGAAAATAATCTTTCCGCTTACCATACCGACTTTCAGGACCCTTTTGATCCTTCTTTTTATAGGAAGCTTCAATGTCTTTGACATGATCTATGCGCTCGAAGGCGTTCAGGCAGGACCATTCAGGTCAACCGATGTACTCGGCACGGTTTTTTACAGAACAGCCTTCGGTGGTCTTGGTAGTGCATATACCGACATGGGACTTGGTGCCGCAGTGACGGTCTTTATATTCATGATCGTAATGCCTATGTCGATCCTATACGTTTACTTAGTTGAAAGAAGGGATCGAAGATGA
- a CDS encoding ABC transporter substrate-binding protein, which produces MKIKALLVVLVLFAFLALAGEVTIWSWRAQDADVWKQVEAELKKAGYDIKINYVAFAPTEYDAKVNLSLQTNTGPDIVYSRRITPGGTYPLIDNGLYLPLDEYVDFSNFPSEVLKFVTYNGKKYGVPFAVQVVGIFYNKEYYEKFKLKEPETWDELVENAKVLKKNGITPFFIPGKEAWTLAMQHAMCGVSVLGPEWIKKLTDGETNFLDPKFTDLNRRLNELKVYYQDGFLANSTTDQDAAFAFGQAAMVFYGIWGYQNWKQLNPDIQVGYFMVPPLSKDQKPYAYVYMDGAITLTSNVKNKKDAIEVLKFCATPKFGTIFANVTKNIPGVSGATLPKDPLFEEIMDVYVNHASPYVYWVGSVFITKKPDLYNDVLSPGMQELYAGKITPEELSKRAQDAISQWYPPLMKK; this is translated from the coding sequence ATGAAAATCAAAGCCTTGTTGGTTGTATTGGTGTTATTCGCATTCTTAGCTTTAGCAGGGGAAGTCACCATTTGGAGTTGGCGTGCTCAAGATGCCGATGTCTGGAAACAAGTCGAGGCAGAACTCAAGAAGGCTGGATACGATATCAAGATCAACTACGTGGCATTTGCTCCAACTGAATATGATGCTAAGGTGAATCTCTCACTCCAAACGAACACTGGTCCTGATATAGTTTATTCGCGAAGGATTACCCCAGGTGGTACATATCCATTGATTGACAATGGACTGTACCTTCCATTGGATGAATACGTTGATTTTTCTAATTTTCCATCCGAGGTGCTGAAATTTGTGACTTACAATGGAAAAAAATACGGTGTTCCATTTGCAGTACAGGTCGTAGGAATTTTCTACAACAAGGAATACTACGAAAAATTCAAACTCAAAGAACCAGAAACTTGGGATGAACTTGTTGAAAATGCTAAAGTCTTGAAAAAGAACGGTATAACTCCATTCTTCATTCCTGGTAAAGAAGCATGGACATTGGCAATGCAACACGCTATGTGTGGTGTGAGTGTTTTGGGACCTGAATGGATAAAGAAACTCACAGATGGAGAAACGAATTTCTTGGATCCAAAGTTCACAGACTTAAACAGAAGGTTGAATGAGTTGAAGGTGTACTATCAGGATGGTTTTCTTGCTAACTCTACGACAGATCAAGATGCCGCATTTGCTTTTGGCCAAGCGGCGATGGTGTTCTATGGAATCTGGGGATACCAAAACTGGAAACAACTGAATCCCGATATTCAAGTTGGATATTTCATGGTGCCACCACTTTCCAAAGATCAGAAACCATACGCCTATGTTTATATGGATGGTGCTATAACACTCACTTCGAATGTTAAGAACAAAAAGGATGCCATAGAAGTTCTCAAATTCTGTGCAACACCGAAGTTTGGTACTATCTTTGCAAATGTTACGAAGAATATACCTGGTGTATCTGGTGCTACGTTGCCAAAAGACCCATTGTTTGAAGAAATAATGGATGTATATGTCAATCATGCTTCGCCATATGTATATTGGGTTGGATCTGTTTTCATAACAAAGAAACCCGATTTGTACAATGACGTACTCAGTCCTGGAATGCAAGAACTCTATGCCGGTAAAATCACACCAGAAGAACTTTCAAAGAGGGCCCAAGATGCAATCTCGCAATGGTATCCACCACTGATGAAAAAGTGA
- a CDS encoding Mut7-C RNAse domain-containing protein translates to MFLVDRMLGKLAKKLRLLGFDTIYLPHAQEEQIIQLCKQNNRILITRDRLLHMRALKNGLRSHLIHSDNWRDQLVELSSRFDLKNTNRMTRCSLCNAELEKIPVEKIKDRVPLYVQNTQNDFFICPVCNRVYWAGSHVQHAIEEFRRLRI, encoded by the coding sequence ATGTTCCTTGTTGATAGAATGCTTGGAAAACTTGCAAAAAAACTGAGATTGCTTGGTTTTGACACAATCTATCTTCCACACGCCCAGGAGGAACAAATCATACAACTGTGCAAACAGAACAATAGAATTTTGATAACAAGAGATAGACTCTTGCACATGCGTGCTTTGAAAAATGGACTGAGGAGTCATTTAATTCATTCAGATAATTGGAGAGATCAACTTGTCGAACTCTCATCGCGTTTTGATCTAAAAAATACCAATAGAATGACGAGGTGTAGTTTATGTAATGCAGAACTTGAAAAGATACCTGTCGAAAAGATCAAGGACAGGGTACCGTTGTATGTTCAAAATACACAGAATGATTTTTTCATCTGTCCAGTTTGTAACAGAGTTTATTGGGCAGGATCACATGTTCAACATGCCATTGAAGAATTTAGGAGGCTGAGGATTTGA
- a CDS encoding sensor histidine kinase — translation MKLFEMVFEFFSKGYKSNVMNDIAQLISSIAKAKYCDILLYERHKDQFRVVGTSGEKEKIGSKIGSKSLQNHLYVVKLIYNDQLWGALILEEPHNLNLQQTIDELSFSLWWVNKFIELQNIAEKYHKMNELTNVFYNSLDKEQFKTEMVKAIARVLNADIVIFFEKNNEEYVFSSAFGITKDQLLFERIKHTHPFFNRVEKTENGILDIKNQIDFIGISIKSYMATPLKLQERTIGVVLVANKISPEGYRTLHSFDEFDLSILYEISRRISLGYTRLEYQEGLKREIEKLRNYTKNYQELIQQQQLYLKKMDLVHSISNAMRASYDPNNVYKTLLLGLTSGRGLGFNRALLLIRDKKTESLVGKMWLGPQSSDNITEIWREAERRAMSYGDFSQFLREEALMLDVNKGLTGKIEGRIFAYKDHPVFERVVLRRRVIHITPSLAKSMEDSIRDLLNLLEVEEFVVIPLVGRWDTIGVLILDNKFTKTSITEADIEVLRIIADSAGLAIENAMNYEELRKKTESLEQQKNMVDYLRKFSDSILQNLTTAVIVIDRSGKVIECNRRVEQLLGLPKERVLGSSYFDFGETFENIFEVAMKVFEKGETITLSRYRIETPQGERFFDTKYSPLWDLTGSTMNGVIVTLEDVTQQYKLEQERKDKEKLAVLGEMSARVAHELRNPITVIGGFLNRLKKNISDPEAREKYLTILSNEVENLQNIVSEILEFSKNIRKLDLTDFQLNDLVEEVVFLMQDKANKAGIKIEIILAPIPQVEADRNRIKRVLINLVQNAIEATPQNGKIVIKTQYDNDRVIVSVFNTGEPISEDVMRGIFIPFYTTKTYGTGLGLPICKKIIEDEHGGRIWAEPKSDGTQFSFELSVKRRN, via the coding sequence TTGAAACTCTTTGAAATGGTGTTTGAATTTTTTTCGAAAGGTTACAAATCAAATGTTATGAACGACATTGCACAGCTGATCAGTTCGATCGCAAAGGCTAAATATTGCGATATCTTGCTCTATGAAAGGCACAAGGACCAATTTCGGGTCGTTGGAACAAGTGGTGAAAAGGAAAAAATAGGTTCGAAGATCGGCTCAAAATCCCTGCAAAATCACCTATATGTTGTGAAATTAATCTACAATGATCAACTCTGGGGTGCGTTGATTTTAGAAGAACCCCACAATCTGAATTTGCAACAAACAATAGATGAGCTCAGTTTTTCTTTATGGTGGGTAAACAAATTCATAGAACTTCAGAATATCGCAGAAAAGTATCACAAAATGAATGAACTGACAAATGTTTTTTATAACTCCTTAGACAAAGAGCAATTCAAAACTGAAATGGTCAAAGCAATTGCAAGGGTCTTGAATGCAGACATTGTGATATTTTTCGAAAAAAACAATGAGGAATACGTTTTCTCTTCGGCATTTGGAATTACAAAAGATCAATTACTCTTTGAAAGAATCAAACATACTCATCCTTTCTTCAACCGAGTTGAGAAGACAGAGAACGGAATACTCGATATAAAAAATCAAATAGATTTCATTGGCATTTCGATCAAATCTTACATGGCAACTCCTCTAAAATTACAAGAACGCACAATCGGTGTAGTTCTCGTGGCAAATAAGATTTCGCCAGAAGGGTACAGAACCCTACATAGTTTTGATGAATTTGATCTATCGATCTTATATGAAATTTCAAGACGCATTTCACTTGGATACACCAGGCTTGAATATCAAGAAGGATTGAAAAGAGAAATAGAAAAATTGAGAAATTATACAAAGAACTATCAAGAATTGATACAGCAACAACAACTGTATCTGAAAAAAATGGATCTTGTTCACAGCATAAGCAATGCTATGAGAGCAAGTTATGATCCAAATAATGTGTACAAAACACTCTTACTTGGACTGACATCGGGTAGAGGACTTGGCTTTAACAGAGCTCTATTGTTGATACGAGATAAGAAAACCGAGTCACTTGTGGGCAAAATGTGGTTAGGACCGCAGAGCAGTGATAACATCACCGAGATTTGGAGAGAAGCAGAGAGAAGGGCTATGAGTTACGGTGATTTTTCGCAGTTTTTGAGAGAAGAAGCCCTGATGCTCGACGTAAACAAAGGTCTGACAGGAAAGATCGAAGGTCGGATATTCGCTTACAAAGATCATCCAGTTTTCGAAAGGGTTGTTCTCAGAAGGAGAGTAATTCACATCACTCCATCCTTGGCAAAGAGCATGGAGGATTCTATAAGAGACCTTTTGAATCTACTTGAAGTTGAAGAATTCGTCGTGATACCGCTGGTTGGAAGATGGGATACGATCGGTGTACTCATCTTGGATAACAAATTCACAAAGACATCGATCACAGAAGCAGACATCGAGGTCTTGAGAATTATAGCCGATAGTGCTGGACTTGCCATAGAAAATGCCATGAACTATGAAGAATTAAGGAAGAAAACCGAGAGTCTCGAGCAACAAAAGAATATGGTAGATTACCTACGCAAGTTCAGTGATAGTATTCTCCAAAATCTCACTACAGCCGTTATCGTGATTGATAGATCGGGGAAGGTAATAGAATGTAACAGAAGAGTCGAACAATTACTTGGGTTACCAAAAGAAAGAGTTCTTGGAAGTTCATACTTTGATTTTGGAGAGACATTTGAAAACATCTTTGAAGTTGCAATGAAAGTTTTCGAAAAAGGAGAGACAATAACTTTATCCAGGTATAGAATAGAGACACCTCAGGGTGAGAGGTTCTTTGATACAAAGTACTCACCTTTATGGGATCTAACTGGTTCTACTATGAATGGAGTTATAGTGACGCTTGAGGATGTCACGCAACAGTATAAACTCGAACAAGAAAGAAAGGACAAAGAGAAATTGGCGGTACTTGGTGAAATGTCGGCCCGAGTAGCTCATGAATTGCGCAATCCAATCACAGTTATAGGTGGCTTTTTGAATAGACTGAAAAAAAATATTTCCGATCCAGAGGCTCGGGAGAAATATTTAACCATACTCTCAAACGAAGTCGAGAACCTACAGAATATAGTTTCGGAGATTCTCGAATTCAGCAAGAACATAAGAAAACTCGACTTGACCGATTTCCAGTTAAACGATTTGGTTGAAGAAGTTGTTTTTCTAATGCAGGACAAAGCCAACAAGGCAGGAATCAAAATAGAAATCATCCTGGCTCCCATTCCGCAAGTGGAAGCTGATAGAAACAGGATAAAGCGAGTTCTAATAAATCTTGTTCAAAATGCCATAGAAGCGACACCACAAAATGGTAAGATTGTTATCAAGACACAGTATGATAATGACAGGGTAATCGTATCAGTCTTTAATACCGGTGAACCTATAAGTGAAGACGTGATGAGAGGCATTTTTATACCGTTTTATACAACAAAAACGTATGGCACTGGACTTGGACTCCCAATATGTAAGAAAATAATAGAAGATGAGCACGGAGGAAGAATATGGGCTGAACCAAAATCAGATGGAACTCAATTCAGTTTCGAATTATCAGTTAAAAGGAGGAATTGA
- a CDS encoding response regulator: MKKIKILVVDDEHNIRLLISEELKDLGYEVETASNADEALEKFERMSFDLVTIDIEMPGKNGIELAGILRQKYPGLRIVLLTAYSHYKYDLASWAADAYIVKSADLTELKDTIKKLLQM, translated from the coding sequence ATGAAGAAAATCAAAATTCTTGTCGTAGATGATGAACACAACATAAGACTACTCATAAGCGAAGAACTGAAAGACTTGGGATACGAAGTCGAAACCGCATCAAATGCAGATGAAGCCCTTGAAAAATTTGAGCGAATGAGCTTTGACTTGGTAACAATCGATATCGAAATGCCTGGTAAGAACGGAATTGAGCTCGCAGGTATTTTGAGACAAAAATATCCCGGTCTGAGGATAGTTCTTCTAACTGCGTATTCTCACTATAAATATGATCTTGCTTCATGGGCTGCCGATGCCTATATAGTGAAATCTGCTGATTTGACAGAACTAAAAGATACAATAAAAAAACTGTTGCAGATGTGA
- the ileS gene encoding isoleucine--tRNA ligase, producing the protein MEYRKTLNLPNTDFAMRANLVEKEPRILEKWKEIDIYKYVQEQRINRPTFILHDGPPYANGDIHIGTAMNKILKDTVVRYKVLRGYRSPYVPGWDTHGLPIEHKVTTMLGTKVKSMSQMEIRKVCEDFAKQQIEVQKKQFQRLGVVGDWENFYATLKPEYEYKIYEVFEKLVEDGYVYRAKKPVLWCHNCRTALAQAEIEYHDHVSPSIYVKFKMKDADEHIIIWTTTPWTLPGNTGIAVHPDHQYVKVRVKGETWILAEKLLASTMNELKIDQYEILETFNGKLLEGKIALHPLFERESRIIVADFVDMETGSGCVHIAPGHGEEDYEYGHLVHGLEVISPVNEEGVFTGQAGKYAGMHIDKANRLIMDDLKAMGALLKEGKISHSYPHCWRCKKPVIFRATEQWFVSVEKKDLRNRVLKHIDNVTWIPSWGKNRISAMIQERPDWCISRQRVWGTPIPAFKCNDCQEAILDPIVIHHFAQIVKEKGTNAWFEMSEKELLPNDYACKKCGSKNLSKMYDTLDVWIDSGASFEAVLTTRPDLTFPADMYLEGSDQHRGWFNSSIVLSVVKHDMAPYKTVLTHGFIKDEEGKKMSKSLGNVVDPLEVCSKYGADVLRLWLASSDYFNDIRISQNIILQQVEVYKKIRNTFRYLLGNLNDFSEDNIIPFEKLLPVDKWALGRLQQIIKSVTEAYESYEFSKVYNILVKYCSVELSAVYLDIVKDRLYVEGKNSIQRRSAQTVLYHILKSLLVMLSPILAFTCEEAYEHFKSQRVKYQSVQVEHWPEYHEEWIDKQIMADFDSLMQIRDLALKSLEEIRQGGLIGHSLDAKLIIRSNSQQTLNLLNKYSEHLEEFFIVSQIEIHDSDKELEIEVQKADGEKCDRCWKYHPLTGSDQQFPNTCPRCARVLREQEG; encoded by the coding sequence TTGGAATACAGAAAGACTCTGAATCTTCCAAACACCGATTTTGCGATGCGTGCAAATCTGGTTGAAAAAGAACCACGTATTCTTGAAAAGTGGAAAGAGATCGACATCTACAAATATGTACAGGAACAAAGAATCAATCGTCCAACCTTTATCCTTCATGATGGTCCACCTTATGCCAATGGTGATATACACATAGGTACCGCGATGAATAAAATTTTGAAAGACACCGTTGTGAGGTACAAAGTTTTGCGTGGTTATAGATCTCCGTATGTTCCCGGTTGGGATACACATGGTTTACCAATAGAACACAAAGTCACTACAATGCTTGGAACGAAGGTAAAATCGATGAGCCAGATGGAGATAAGAAAAGTCTGTGAAGATTTTGCAAAACAACAAATAGAAGTACAAAAAAAACAATTTCAAAGGCTTGGAGTAGTGGGAGACTGGGAAAACTTCTATGCCACCCTTAAACCGGAATACGAATACAAAATTTATGAGGTCTTTGAAAAACTCGTAGAAGATGGATATGTTTACAGAGCAAAGAAACCCGTTTTATGGTGTCACAACTGCCGCACGGCGCTCGCACAAGCAGAAATAGAATACCACGATCATGTATCTCCCTCTATATATGTCAAATTCAAGATGAAAGATGCCGATGAACACATAATAATATGGACGACCACCCCGTGGACTTTACCAGGTAATACCGGTATAGCCGTACATCCAGATCATCAATATGTCAAAGTCAGAGTAAAAGGTGAAACATGGATTTTGGCGGAAAAATTGCTTGCCAGTACCATGAATGAACTTAAAATCGATCAATACGAAATTCTGGAAACTTTCAACGGTAAGCTGCTTGAGGGAAAGATAGCACTTCACCCTCTGTTTGAAAGAGAATCTCGTATTATAGTTGCCGATTTTGTCGATATGGAAACGGGATCGGGTTGTGTTCACATCGCACCAGGTCACGGTGAAGAGGATTACGAATATGGTCATCTTGTTCATGGTCTTGAGGTCATCTCCCCTGTGAACGAAGAAGGGGTTTTCACCGGACAGGCTGGAAAATATGCAGGAATGCATATAGATAAAGCTAATAGGTTGATCATGGATGATCTAAAGGCAATGGGAGCCCTCTTGAAGGAAGGTAAGATATCGCATTCTTATCCACACTGTTGGAGATGTAAAAAACCAGTCATCTTCAGAGCCACAGAGCAGTGGTTTGTCTCTGTTGAGAAAAAGGATTTAAGAAATAGAGTCCTTAAACACATAGACAACGTTACATGGATTCCTTCTTGGGGAAAGAACAGAATCAGTGCGATGATCCAAGAAAGACCCGATTGGTGCATCTCAAGGCAGCGCGTCTGGGGTACACCAATACCGGCTTTCAAGTGCAATGACTGTCAGGAGGCAATACTCGATCCCATAGTTATTCACCATTTTGCCCAAATAGTCAAAGAAAAGGGTACCAATGCTTGGTTTGAGATGTCTGAAAAAGAATTACTACCAAATGACTATGCCTGTAAAAAATGTGGTTCTAAGAACCTCAGTAAAATGTATGACACACTTGATGTCTGGATCGATTCTGGTGCCTCCTTTGAAGCAGTTTTGACAACAAGACCTGATCTTACCTTCCCAGCAGATATGTATTTGGAAGGGAGTGACCAACATAGAGGGTGGTTCAATTCATCAATAGTACTTTCGGTCGTAAAGCACGACATGGCACCTTACAAAACGGTTCTGACTCACGGATTTATAAAAGATGAGGAAGGCAAGAAAATGAGCAAATCTCTTGGAAATGTCGTGGATCCACTTGAAGTTTGCTCAAAATACGGCGCAGATGTGCTAAGACTTTGGCTTGCAAGTAGTGACTATTTCAACGACATAAGAATCTCGCAGAATATAATACTTCAACAAGTGGAGGTCTACAAAAAGATCAGAAATACATTTAGATATCTATTGGGAAATCTCAACGATTTTTCAGAAGATAACATAATACCGTTTGAAAAACTCCTACCCGTCGATAAATGGGCTTTAGGAAGACTGCAACAAATCATCAAATCGGTCACAGAAGCCTATGAAAGTTATGAGTTTTCCAAAGTGTACAATATTCTTGTAAAGTATTGTTCTGTTGAATTGAGTGCAGTTTACCTTGACATTGTGAAAGACAGATTGTATGTCGAAGGGAAGAATTCTATCCAACGTAGATCTGCTCAGACTGTCCTGTATCACATACTCAAATCATTACTTGTGATGTTGTCTCCTATACTCGCCTTCACATGTGAAGAGGCCTATGAACATTTCAAATCTCAGAGAGTGAAATACCAATCTGTTCAGGTGGAACACTGGCCTGAATATCACGAAGAATGGATAGATAAACAAATAATGGCCGATTTTGACAGTCTAATGCAAATTAGAGATCTTGCTCTGAAATCTCTTGAAGAGATCAGACAAGGAGGTTTGATTGGTCACTCTCTTGATGCAAAACTGATAATAAGATCGAATTCACAACAGACCTTGAATTTACTGAATAAATACAGTGAACACCTTGAGGAGTTTTTCATCGTCTCACAAATCGAAATCCATGATTCTGATAAAGAATTAGAAATCGAGGTTCAAAAGGCTGATGGTGAGAAATGTGATAGATGTTGGAAATATCATCCTCTGACTGGAAGTGATCAACAATTCCCAAATACTTGTCCAAGATGTGCGAGAGTTTTGAGAGAACAGGAAGGTTGA
- a CDS encoding type IV pilus twitching motility protein PilT, with protein sequence MIELSGLVSDAFNKKASDIHLCVDTPPIYRINGLLVVQKDLGLVTENDLMGAIEILFNHIGLTVDSNKKEVDFAFSVGDQVRVRGNLYYERRKPALALRLITRKIRTFDELGLPQILKDFTERDSGLILVAGPTGSGKSTTLAAMIDYINENHPYHIITIEDPIEYIFTNKKSIIHQRELGQDTKSFYDGLKYALRQDPDVILVGEMRDLETMALALTAAETGHLVFSTIHTNSAASAPERVIDVFPAHQQKQIALQLANTLVAIIYQRLLPRCDQKGMVPILEILIGTAAIKNLIRENKLHQVESIMQTSAKQGMVLFDDALFKAYANGYIDKSQVYEYARNPEEMRRKVG encoded by the coding sequence ATGATAGAGTTATCGGGACTTGTGTCAGATGCTTTCAATAAAAAAGCATCTGACATTCATCTTTGTGTTGATACACCACCCATTTACAGAATAAATGGTTTGTTGGTCGTTCAAAAAGATCTCGGACTTGTTACCGAAAATGATCTAATGGGAGCCATAGAGATTTTGTTCAATCATATAGGCTTAACAGTAGACTCAAACAAAAAAGAGGTAGATTTTGCCTTCAGTGTTGGAGATCAGGTGAGAGTCCGTGGTAACTTGTATTATGAGAGAAGAAAACCAGCTCTTGCACTGAGGCTAATAACTCGAAAAATCAGAACTTTTGATGAACTTGGTCTTCCACAGATACTCAAAGATTTCACAGAAAGAGATTCAGGTCTGATACTCGTCGCGGGTCCAACTGGAAGCGGAAAATCAACAACCCTTGCTGCGATGATAGACTACATAAACGAGAATCACCCTTATCACATTATCACAATCGAAGATCCAATAGAATACATTTTCACGAACAAAAAATCTATAATACACCAAAGAGAACTTGGACAGGACACCAAGAGTTTTTACGATGGTCTCAAGTATGCTTTGAGACAAGACCCAGATGTGATATTAGTGGGCGAAATGAGGGATCTTGAAACCATGGCATTGGCACTCACTGCCGCTGAAACAGGGCACCTGGTTTTCAGTACCATACATACAAACAGCGCTGCAAGTGCACCAGAAAGGGTTATAGACGTTTTTCCAGCCCATCAGCAAAAACAAATCGCATTGCAACTTGCGAATACACTTGTCGCGATAATTTACCAGAGATTGTTACCGCGTTGTGATCAAAAAGGTATGGTACCGATTCTTGAAATATTAATTGGTACAGCTGCTATCAAGAACTTAATACGAGAAAACAAGTTGCATCAGGTGGAATCAATCATGCAAACAAGCGCAAAGCAAGGTATGGTGCTCTTCGACGATGCTTTGTTCAAAGCCTATGCCAACGGCTATATAGACAAGTCACAGGTTTACGAATATGCAAGAAATCCTGAAGAAATGAGGCGAAAAGTAGGATGA